Within the Plesiomonas shigelloides genome, the region GTGATTTATCCAGCAATAATTTCGCCTCGGCGATCTTAGCCTCCCTAAATGATTTAATATTTCCTTATAAATCATTGCATTATAAATAGGCGGATCGTGAGCTCGTGAAGGATCCCATAAATAACGATCTTGCTGAGCAAAAAATGAACAGCGAGTAACCTCTGTGCCGTGGATCACCACAGGGCATAAAGGGTGGTAAGATAATGAGCATGAACACTGACATGATTCCTGTTTCTCGCCAGGCGTTGTTTGACCGCGCCCGTGATCTGGCGGGGTATTCGCTGGCCGAGTTAGCCGCGCAGCGTGGATTGCCCGTACCGCCCAACCTCAAGCGCGACAAGGGGTGGATTGGTACGCTGATCGAACAACATCTGGGCGCGTATGCTGGCAGTAAGCCGGAGCAAGATTTTCCGCATCTGGGGGTGGAGCTAAAAACCATCCCTGTGGATCGTCACGGCCAACCGCTGGAAACCACCTTTGTGTGTGTCGCACCGCTGACCGGTAACTGTGGTGTGAGCTGGGAAACCAGCCATGTGCGACACAAGCTGGCCTGTGTGTTGTGGCTACCGGTGGAAGGTGAACGCACGATCCCGCTCGGTGAGCGCCGGATCGGTATGCCGATTTTGTGGACGCCGTCTGCCGAAGAAGAAGCCTTGTTGCGCCAAGATTGGGAAGAACTGATGGACAAAATCGTGCTCGGCGAGGTGGAAAGCATCACCGCACGCCACGGTGAAGTGCTGCAACTGCGGCCCAAAGCCAATAATGGCCGCGCGCTAACCGATGCAATTGGCCGTTATGGTCAGCCAATCAAAACCTTGCCGCGCGGCTTCTACCTGAAAAAAGCCTTTACCCGCGCCATCTTAAATCGCTATTTCGGGTTAACGCCGCCGACGCTGTAAACCAGCGCGGCCGTGCGTGGGCTCTAGTGCATTGTCAGACAAGCAAAATCATATGCCTGACATAATGAAAAAAAACGCCAGATACGTTATCCTATACGGCTCCTTATCCTCCGCTCTTCAGATGGTTTAGTTTCATGGAATGGCTTGTAGATCCGCATGCGTGGGTGGCGTTGTTGACGCTGACCGCGCTCGAAATTGTGCTTGGCATCGATAACATTATTTTTCTTAGCATCATCGTTAGTCGCCTGCCCGAACAGCAGCGCCAAAAGGCACGGATCTTGGGCCTGGCTCTGGCGATGGGCACCCGTATCCTGTTGCTGATTTCCTTGGCGTGGATCATGCACCTGACCGCTCCGCTGTTTACGCTGCTGGATCATCCGGTATCAGGACGCGATCTGATCTTGTTCTTCGGTGGCCTGTTCCTGATTGCTAAAAGTACCCATGAGATCCACGACAGCTTGCAAGCCGGTAACGGCGGCGAAGACGCGCCGCACATTCGTGCCACCACCAGCTTTGTGATGACGCTGGTGCAAATTGCCGTGCTGGATATCGTGTTCTCGCTCGACTCGGTGATCACCGCGGTTGGCTTGGTGAATGACATTCCGATTATGATCATCGCAATTGTGATTGCAGTGCTGATCATGATGATGGCGGCCAAGAGCATTGGCGATTTTGTGGATAACCACCCGCCAATCAAGATGCTGGCATTATCCTTCCTGATCTTGGTTGGTTTTACTCTGCTCGGCGAAAGCTTTGGTATGCATATTCCGAAAGGCTACATCTACTTTGCGATGGGTTTTTCTTTTGCCGTGGAGCTGCTCAATATCCGTATGCAGCGTGGAAAATCGCTACAACTGCACAAAAACATCCCAGAATAAGCGCATTAAGCGGCGGAGAAATTTACTTTCCTCGCCGCGCCCCCTAAGTTATAGGCA harbors:
- the mutH gene encoding DNA mismatch repair endonuclease MutH codes for the protein MIPVSRQALFDRARDLAGYSLAELAAQRGLPVPPNLKRDKGWIGTLIEQHLGAYAGSKPEQDFPHLGVELKTIPVDRHGQPLETTFVCVAPLTGNCGVSWETSHVRHKLACVLWLPVEGERTIPLGERRIGMPILWTPSAEEEALLRQDWEELMDKIVLGEVESITARHGEVLQLRPKANNGRALTDAIGRYGQPIKTLPRGFYLKKAFTRAILNRYFGLTPPTL
- a CDS encoding TerC family protein; this translates as MEWLVDPHAWVALLTLTALEIVLGIDNIIFLSIIVSRLPEQQRQKARILGLALAMGTRILLLISLAWIMHLTAPLFTLLDHPVSGRDLILFFGGLFLIAKSTHEIHDSLQAGNGGEDAPHIRATTSFVMTLVQIAVLDIVFSLDSVITAVGLVNDIPIMIIAIVIAVLIMMMAAKSIGDFVDNHPPIKMLALSFLILVGFTLLGESFGMHIPKGYIYFAMGFSFAVELLNIRMQRGKSLQLHKNIPE